From one Streptomyces spiramyceticus genomic stretch:
- a CDS encoding ribonuclease domain-containing protein: MRIPPRISVISGIAALVSTLLVGGPVTAVASAAPVPAVGDICYSALPSQAHDTLDLIEAGGPFPYEQDGTVFQNREQLLPSQNTGYYHEYTVITPGSPTRGARRIVTGDSAQEDYYTADHYASFDLVDYGC; encoded by the coding sequence ATGCGGATCCCCCCACGAATCTCCGTCATCAGCGGCATCGCCGCTCTCGTCTCCACCCTCCTCGTCGGCGGCCCGGTAACGGCCGTCGCAAGTGCCGCCCCCGTCCCTGCGGTTGGCGACATCTGTTACTCCGCCTTGCCGTCCCAGGCGCACGACACCCTCGACCTCATAGAGGCCGGCGGGCCCTTCCCGTACGAACAGGACGGGACCGTCTTCCAGAACCGCGAGCAGCTCCTGCCGAGCCAGAACACCGGGTACTACCACGAGTACACCGTCATCACGCCGGGCTCCCCCACCCGCGGCGCGCGCCGCATCGTCACCGGTGACTCGGCACAGGAGGACTACTACACGGCCGATCACTACGCGTCGTTCGACCTCGTCGACTACGGCTGCTGA
- a CDS encoding endo-alpha-N-acetylgalactosaminidase family protein: MDSYVQGRGPSRRTVTTATALIGLGAVVATPGAAFGAASSGAGGAAGAAGAAGTALRSRELEVRVDPGFPRIVSYTDRHTGAKLYGQEDPVTSVLIDGTARTPRVTARADGDRIAYVLAFEGGTEIHAEIRVTGRQVDWRITRIADTAALRVGTLQIPSLAFLSVRSDQPGATLLAARIQLDKAKSGDTLVKVTPDTAAEAATGCAYAVVAHDRLGGALETNTSYDKPDSAAGTTWENGRLWRTTVRKDGHVKAQLACGQWTHRAATAPAGATEPLPYATVIITGDRNGDGLVDWQDAAIAFRDIMVTPLGADEQHLRVVPHIPFNFASQATNPFLATLDNVKRISLATDGLRQYTLLKGYQSEGHDSAHPDYAGNHNKRAGGLDDLNTLVREGRKWGSDFGVHVNATESYPVANAFSETLVDKANEQWDWLDQSYRIDQRRDLVSGDIVKRFKDLRDETDPALNMLYIDVFRESGWTSDRLQRALREQGWQITTEWGHGLERSSLWSHWATEVDYGGDTSRGINSQLIRFIRNHQKDIFADKWPTLLGIPRTGNFEGWVNKTDWNTFYQLIWTDSLPAKYLQAYPVKTWGAHEITFFGPTRTVVGDADGTRRITTDGRLVYDGGRYLLPWEPRRATDPAKLYHYNPAGGSSSWQLPRGWAGASKVALYKLTDQGRVYVRELPVRSGKVTVDAEAKQPYVLYRTQVPPPGAPDWGQATPLYDPGFNSGSLEGWTVSGPASVELSRTGDYELVIGAGGAAAVGRRLARLAPGTYAASVQVEVGAKAGERRRAALTVRTADGATAENWTDTSTAVNLVAADRKHDTRFQRMFTYFTVPEGGGPVDLTLRAEAGDARVRFDNVRIVAATRSTKAGTVAFEDFQHVPQGWGVFVKGDAGGSTDPRTHIAQRHAPFTQRGWNGKAIDDVIDGSESLKSRGENKGLVYRTVQHTVRFEAGKRYRVSFRYENEKAGQYAWITGVDDRDLAGLPLPIATEPTVFSYEFTAAPKGEPWVGLRKVGDDGVAEFVLDAFEVREL; the protein is encoded by the coding sequence GTGGATTCGTACGTACAGGGCCGTGGGCCGAGTCGCAGGACCGTGACGACTGCCACCGCACTGATCGGTCTCGGCGCGGTCGTGGCCACACCGGGCGCCGCGTTCGGCGCCGCGTCGTCGGGAGCGGGCGGAGCTGCCGGAGCCGCTGGAGCCGCCGGGACAGCGCTGCGCTCCCGTGAGCTGGAGGTGCGCGTCGACCCCGGCTTCCCCCGCATCGTCTCGTACACCGATCGCCATACCGGCGCGAAGCTGTACGGGCAGGAGGATCCGGTCACCTCGGTACTGATCGACGGAACCGCCCGTACGCCCCGGGTCACCGCCCGCGCCGACGGCGACCGCATCGCGTACGTCCTGGCCTTCGAGGGCGGCACCGAGATCCATGCGGAGATCCGGGTCACCGGCCGGCAGGTCGACTGGCGGATCACCAGGATCGCCGACACGGCCGCACTGCGCGTCGGCACCCTCCAGATCCCCTCCCTCGCCTTCCTGTCCGTACGCAGCGACCAGCCCGGCGCCACCCTGCTCGCCGCGAGGATCCAGCTGGACAAGGCCAAGAGCGGCGACACCCTCGTCAAGGTCACACCGGACACGGCCGCCGAGGCGGCGACCGGCTGTGCGTACGCCGTCGTCGCACACGACAGGCTGGGCGGGGCGCTGGAGACCAATACGTCGTACGACAAGCCCGACAGTGCGGCCGGCACCACCTGGGAGAACGGACGCCTGTGGCGTACCACTGTCCGCAAGGACGGCCACGTAAAGGCGCAACTGGCGTGCGGCCAGTGGACCCACCGGGCCGCGACCGCGCCCGCCGGTGCCACCGAGCCCCTTCCGTACGCCACCGTGATCATCACCGGTGACCGTAACGGCGACGGCCTCGTCGACTGGCAGGACGCCGCCATCGCCTTCCGCGACATCATGGTCACCCCGCTGGGCGCGGACGAACAGCACCTGCGCGTCGTCCCGCACATCCCCTTCAACTTCGCCAGCCAGGCCACCAACCCCTTCCTCGCCACGCTCGACAACGTCAAGCGGATCTCTCTCGCGACGGACGGACTGCGCCAGTACACGCTGCTCAAGGGCTATCAGTCGGAGGGGCACGACTCTGCCCACCCCGACTACGCGGGCAACCACAACAAGCGCGCGGGCGGGCTCGACGACCTCAACACCCTTGTCAGGGAGGGCAGGAAGTGGGGCAGCGACTTCGGCGTACATGTGAACGCCACCGAGTCCTACCCCGTCGCCAACGCCTTCTCCGAGACCCTCGTCGACAAGGCGAACGAGCAGTGGGACTGGCTCGACCAGAGCTACCGCATCGACCAGCGGCGCGACCTGGTCTCCGGCGACATCGTGAAGCGCTTCAAGGACCTGCGCGACGAGACCGATCCTGCCCTCAACATGCTGTACATCGATGTCTTCCGCGAGTCCGGCTGGACCTCGGACCGGCTCCAGCGGGCACTGCGCGAGCAGGGCTGGCAGATCACCACCGAGTGGGGACACGGCCTGGAACGCTCGTCCCTGTGGTCGCACTGGGCCACCGAGGTCGACTACGGCGGCGACACCTCGCGCGGCATCAACTCCCAGCTGATCCGCTTCATCCGCAACCACCAGAAGGACATCTTCGCCGACAAGTGGCCGACCCTGCTCGGCATCCCGCGCACAGGGAACTTCGAGGGCTGGGTCAACAAGACCGACTGGAACACCTTCTACCAGCTGATCTGGACCGACAGCCTGCCCGCCAAGTACCTCCAGGCGTACCCGGTGAAGACATGGGGCGCACACGAGATCACCTTCTTCGGACCGACCAGGACGGTGGTCGGCGACGCGGACGGAACCCGGCGCATCACCACCGACGGACGGCTCGTATACGACGGCGGGCGCTATCTCCTGCCGTGGGAGCCGCGCAGAGCCACGGACCCGGCGAAGCTCTACCACTACAACCCGGCGGGCGGCAGCAGCAGCTGGCAGCTGCCGCGCGGCTGGGCGGGCGCGTCGAAGGTGGCGCTCTACAAGCTCACCGACCAGGGCCGGGTGTACGTCCGCGAGCTGCCGGTCCGCTCCGGCAAGGTCACCGTCGACGCCGAGGCGAAGCAGCCGTACGTCCTCTACCGCACCCAGGTGCCGCCGCCCGGCGCCCCGGACTGGGGGCAGGCCACCCCGCTGTACGACCCGGGCTTCAACTCCGGCTCTCTGGAGGGGTGGACGGTCAGCGGTCCCGCCTCGGTGGAGCTGAGCCGGACGGGCGATTACGAGCTGGTCATCGGCGCGGGCGGGGCGGCAGCCGTCGGCCGGCGCCTCGCGCGCCTCGCACCCGGGACGTACGCCGCCTCCGTACAGGTCGAGGTGGGGGCGAAGGCGGGGGAGCGGCGACGGGCCGCGCTCACGGTACGGACCGCCGACGGGGCAACGGCGGAGAACTGGACCGATACGTCCACGGCCGTCAACCTCGTCGCCGCCGACCGTAAGCACGACACCCGCTTCCAGCGGATGTTCACGTACTTCACCGTGCCGGAGGGCGGGGGTCCGGTCGACCTCACTCTGCGGGCCGAGGCGGGCGACGCACGGGTGCGCTTCGACAACGTACGGATCGTCGCCGCCACGCGGTCCACCAAGGCGGGCACGGTGGCCTTCGAGGACTTCCAGCACGTGCCGCAGGGGTGGGGCGTATTCGTGAAGGGCGACGCGGGCGGCTCCACCGACCCGCGCACCCACATCGCGCAGCGGCATGCCCCCTTCACGCAGCGCGGCTGGAACGGCAAGGCCATCGACGACGTCATCGACGGCTCCGAATCGCTCAAGTCGCGCGGCGAGAACAAGGGCCTGGTCTACCGGACCGTGCAGCACACCGTCCGGTTCGAGGCGGGCAAGCGCTACCGGGTGTCCTTCCGCTACGAGAACGAGAAGGCCGGGCAGTACGCCTGGATCACGGGAGTGGACGACCGGGACCTGGCCGGCCTGCCGTTGCCGATAGCCACGGAACCCACCGTGTTCTCCTACGAATTCACGGCAGCCCCGAAGGGTGAGCCATGGGTCGGCCTGCGCAAGGTGGGCGACGACGGGGTGGCGGAGTTCGTACTGGACGCCTTCGAGGTACGAGAGCTGTAG
- a CDS encoding ankyrin repeat domain-containing protein, with protein sequence MTNDPTADAQTLVEAVYYADDDTVVRLLRSGISPETPDEEGTTPLYEAAMQNRPSIVRLLLAAGADPNRASGPEAGDLPLCGAAVGGHTEVVEALLSAGATPDLREEFEFTALAWAVRQGNSDTVEALLEYGADPDLPGPGTEPPLVVAAHRGSTETVRALLRHGASAREEALAEARRWLEVDVEQELREELLKSFGAGDGSGGAKVETVTRRIEEDGGVTVVVELIRDGVAQAGKERQTGHAAIVTLLEQELGIRTPFEELAGRALRGGDPDRDDWMEALAALWRRGDEETFQAAAAWCASGEPLRQAFAADVLAQLGFEQDGKPFAARALPLLRQLAREAEDPELIQAAVLGLGHHADPAALPEILRHADHPDTEVRHRVAISLVGLVPAGHEEGAAALIALSRDTDDEVRDWATMALAGIEADTPEIREALAARLEDRDPDTAAEAARGLAARRDPRAVEALARLLAHEDPEGYAYSTAAEALEHVTDETVRRRLEQTPPRHR encoded by the coding sequence ATGACGAACGATCCGACAGCGGACGCGCAGACCCTGGTCGAAGCGGTGTACTACGCCGACGACGACACCGTCGTAAGGCTGCTGAGGTCCGGCATCTCGCCCGAGACCCCCGACGAAGAGGGCACGACCCCGCTCTACGAGGCGGCCATGCAGAACCGGCCCAGCATCGTACGGCTGCTGCTCGCCGCGGGCGCCGACCCCAACCGGGCGAGCGGCCCGGAAGCCGGTGACCTGCCGCTGTGCGGCGCCGCGGTGGGCGGCCATACGGAGGTCGTGGAGGCGCTGCTCTCGGCGGGCGCGACGCCGGATCTGCGCGAGGAATTCGAGTTCACCGCCTTGGCCTGGGCCGTACGGCAGGGGAACTCGGACACCGTGGAGGCGCTTTTGGAGTACGGCGCGGACCCCGACCTGCCGGGACCCGGCACCGAGCCGCCCCTGGTGGTCGCGGCGCACCGGGGGTCCACCGAGACCGTACGGGCCCTTCTGCGGCACGGCGCGTCCGCGCGCGAGGAGGCGCTGGCAGAGGCGCGGCGATGGCTCGAAGTCGACGTGGAGCAGGAGCTGCGCGAGGAGCTGCTCAAGTCCTTCGGGGCCGGGGACGGGAGCGGTGGCGCGAAGGTCGAGACCGTCACCCGCCGCATCGAGGAGGACGGCGGCGTAACGGTCGTGGTCGAGCTCATCCGGGACGGGGTGGCGCAGGCCGGCAAGGAGCGGCAGACCGGGCACGCCGCGATCGTCACTCTCCTGGAGCAGGAGCTCGGCATCCGTACGCCCTTCGAGGAGCTCGCCGGTCGGGCCCTGCGCGGTGGGGACCCCGACCGGGACGACTGGATGGAGGCGCTGGCCGCGCTGTGGCGGCGCGGTGACGAGGAGACGTTCCAGGCGGCGGCCGCCTGGTGCGCGAGCGGAGAACCGTTGCGGCAGGCCTTCGCCGCCGACGTACTGGCGCAGCTCGGTTTCGAGCAGGACGGGAAGCCCTTCGCCGCCCGCGCCCTGCCGCTGCTGCGGCAGCTGGCGCGCGAGGCGGAGGACCCCGAGCTGATCCAGGCGGCCGTCCTGGGGCTGGGGCACCACGCCGACCCGGCCGCGCTGCCGGAGATCCTGCGCCATGCGGATCACCCCGACACGGAGGTACGCCACCGGGTGGCGATCTCCCTCGTCGGCCTGGTTCCCGCCGGCCACGAGGAGGGTGCGGCGGCCCTGATCGCGCTCAGCCGCGACACCGACGACGAGGTGCGGGACTGGGCGACGATGGCACTGGCCGGCATCGAGGCCGACACCCCGGAGATCCGCGAGGCCCTGGCGGCGCGTCTGGAGGACCGCGACCCGGACACGGCGGCGGAGGCGGCCCGTGGCCTCGCGGCACGCCGGGACCCGCGCGCGGTGGAGGCACTGGCACGCCTGCTCGCCCACGAGGACCCGGAGGGGTACGCCTACTCCACTGCCGCGGAGGCGCTCGAACACGTGACGGACGAGACGGTGAGGCGCCGCCTGGAGCAGACACCGCCGCGCCACCGTTGA
- a CDS encoding CoA transferase subunit A gives MTDKTMTPEQVVARLRSGMTLGIGGWGSRRKPMALVRAILRSGLTDLTVISYGGPDVGLLVAAGKARKVVAAFTTLDSIPLEPHFRTARQSGAVELMEIDEAMFMWGLHAAVNRLPFLPVRAGIGSDVMRVNPALKTVTSPYEDGERFAAMPALRMDAALVHMNRADRVGNGQYLGPDPYFDDLFCEAADTAYVSCEQLVETAELTKTAAPQTLLVKRHSVTGVIETPNGAHFTSCAPDYDRDEAFQKAYATTPWPEFAERFLSGVDEKAYQSAVQTWHEEQK, from the coding sequence GTGACCGACAAGACCATGACCCCGGAGCAGGTCGTCGCCCGCCTCCGCAGCGGCATGACCCTCGGCATCGGCGGCTGGGGCTCGCGCCGCAAACCCATGGCCCTCGTACGCGCGATCCTCCGCTCCGGTCTCACGGACCTCACCGTGATCTCGTACGGCGGCCCGGACGTCGGACTGCTCGTCGCCGCCGGCAAGGCCCGCAAGGTGGTGGCGGCCTTCACCACCCTCGACTCGATCCCCCTCGAACCGCACTTCCGTACCGCCCGCCAGAGCGGCGCGGTCGAGCTCATGGAGATCGACGAGGCGATGTTCATGTGGGGGCTGCACGCCGCCGTGAACCGGCTGCCGTTCCTTCCCGTACGCGCCGGAATCGGCTCCGACGTGATGCGGGTCAACCCGGCCCTGAAGACCGTCACTTCGCCGTACGAGGACGGGGAGCGGTTCGCCGCGATGCCGGCCCTGCGCATGGACGCCGCCCTCGTCCACATGAACCGCGCCGACCGCGTCGGCAACGGGCAGTACCTGGGGCCCGACCCGTACTTCGACGACCTCTTCTGCGAGGCGGCGGACACGGCGTACGTCTCCTGCGAGCAGCTGGTCGAAACCGCCGAGCTGACGAAGACCGCCGCCCCGCAGACGCTCCTCGTCAAACGCCACTCCGTCACCGGCGTGATCGAGACCCCGAACGGCGCGCACTTCACCTCCTGCGCCCCCGACTACGACCGGGACGAGGCCTTTCAGAAGGCGTACGCGACGACTCCCTGGCCGGAGTTCGCCGAGCGCTTCCTGTCGGGCGTCGACGAGAAGGCCTACCAGTCCGCCGTGCAGACCTGGCACGAGGAGCAGAAGTGA
- a CDS encoding SDR family oxidoreductase: protein MTGICDGRVVVVTGAGRGLGRAHALAFAAEGAKVVVNDLGVGLDGAGTSSGPAQQVVDEITAAGGEAVAHGGDIATTHGASSLITAAVETFGRLDTLVNNAGFLRDRMLVNLDEDDWDAVMRVHLKGHFLPLKHAAAHWRAEAKAGHPVDGRVVNTSSGAGLLGSVGQGSYSAAKAGIIGLTLVAAAEMGRYGAQVNAIAPAARTRMTEQTFAETMAAPGEGQFDAMAPENVSPLVVWLGSVASAGVTGRVFEAEAGRITVMEGWREGPTADKGARWAPAEVGEAALKLLADAGPVRPVYGAGR, encoded by the coding sequence ATGACGGGAATCTGCGACGGACGGGTCGTCGTCGTGACGGGCGCGGGTCGGGGGCTCGGGCGGGCCCATGCGCTGGCCTTCGCGGCGGAGGGCGCGAAGGTTGTCGTCAACGACCTGGGGGTCGGACTGGACGGTGCGGGGACGTCGTCGGGCCCCGCCCAGCAGGTCGTCGACGAGATCACCGCCGCAGGGGGCGAGGCGGTCGCGCACGGCGGCGACATCGCTACGACGCACGGGGCATCCTCGCTCATCACGGCGGCGGTGGAGACCTTCGGGCGGCTCGACACCCTGGTCAACAACGCGGGCTTTCTGCGTGACCGGATGCTGGTCAACCTGGACGAGGACGACTGGGATGCGGTCATGCGGGTGCACCTGAAGGGGCACTTTCTTCCGCTGAAGCACGCGGCCGCGCACTGGCGGGCGGAGGCGAAGGCGGGTCATCCGGTGGACGGGCGGGTCGTCAACACGAGCTCGGGCGCTGGTCTGTTGGGCAGTGTCGGGCAGGGGAGTTATTCGGCCGCCAAGGCCGGGATCATCGGTCTGACGCTGGTCGCGGCGGCGGAGATGGGGCGGTACGGCGCCCAGGTCAACGCCATAGCGCCGGCCGCCAGGACCCGTATGACCGAGCAGACCTTCGCCGAGACGATGGCGGCGCCGGGGGAGGGACAGTTCGACGCCATGGCCCCCGAGAACGTCTCGCCGCTCGTCGTGTGGCTCGGGTCGGTGGCGAGCGCGGGCGTGACCGGGCGGGTCTTCGAGGCGGAGGCGGGGCGCATCACGGTCATGGAGGGGTGGCGCGAGGGGCCGACCGCGGACAAGGGGGCGCGGTGGGCACCGGCGGAGGTGGGGGAGGCGGCGCTGAAACTGCTGGCGGACGCGGGGCCGGTACGGCCGGTGTACGGGGCGGGGCGGTAG
- a CDS encoding S1 family peptidase: MKNLLRVLKRCAAASAVALAAISLQPAGASTASAAPPPVVGGTPAAQGEFPFMVRLSMGCGGALYAKDIVLTAAHCVDGSGNNTSITATAGVVDLQSPSAIKVKSTKVLQAPGYNGTGKDWALIKLAKPIDLPTLKIADTTAYNKGTFTVAGWGANREGGSQQRYMLKAQVPFVSDTSCKRSYSDLVAGEEICAGFTQGGVDTCQGDSGGPMFRKDNNNAWIQVGIVSWGNGCARPNYPGVYTEVSTFAAAIKSAAAGL, translated from the coding sequence TTGAAGAACCTTCTGCGTGTCCTCAAGAGATGTGCGGCCGCCAGTGCCGTGGCCCTCGCCGCGATCAGCCTCCAGCCCGCGGGCGCATCCACCGCCTCCGCCGCACCGCCGCCCGTCGTCGGCGGAACCCCGGCCGCCCAGGGTGAATTCCCGTTCATGGTCCGGCTCTCCATGGGCTGCGGCGGGGCGCTCTACGCCAAGGACATCGTCCTGACCGCCGCCCACTGCGTGGACGGCTCGGGCAACAACACGAGCATCACCGCCACCGCCGGAGTGGTCGACCTCCAGAGCCCGAGCGCCATCAAGGTCAAGTCCACCAAGGTCCTCCAGGCACCCGGCTACAACGGCACCGGCAAGGACTGGGCGCTGATCAAGCTCGCCAAGCCGATCGACCTGCCCACCCTGAAGATCGCCGACACGACGGCGTACAACAAGGGCACCTTCACCGTGGCCGGCTGGGGCGCCAACCGCGAGGGCGGCAGCCAGCAGCGCTACATGCTCAAGGCCCAGGTCCCGTTCGTCTCCGACACCAGCTGCAAGCGGTCGTACTCCGACCTCGTGGCGGGCGAGGAGATCTGCGCCGGCTTCACCCAGGGCGGTGTCGACACGTGCCAGGGCGACTCGGGCGGCCCCATGTTCCGCAAGGACAACAACAACGCCTGGATCCAGGTCGGGATAGTCAGCTGGGGCAACGGGTGCGCGCGCCCCAACTACCCCGGTGTGTACACCGAGGTGTCGACCTTCGCCGCGGCCATCAAGTCGGCTGCCGCAGGTCTCTGA
- a CDS encoding SDR family oxidoreductase: MQLDGRVVVVTGGTRGVGAGIARAFLAAGARVVVCARRPPEKAVEVGGLEAEFRPVDLRDAAAVRGFFAGVVDAYGRLDVLVNNAGGTPYRLLGEGEAERHARVVELNLVAPMTASLAAYEHLRAGGGAVVMVGSVSGTRPSPGTAAYGAAKAGLENLARSMAVEWAPDVRVNTLVLGMVRTELSHLHYGDEAGVAAVGRTVPLGRLAEPSDIGDAAVFLASERAAYITGASLLVHGGGERPAFLDAATANKEK, encoded by the coding sequence ATGCAACTGGACGGGAGGGTCGTCGTCGTGACAGGCGGCACCCGCGGCGTCGGCGCCGGAATCGCCCGCGCGTTCCTCGCCGCCGGGGCGCGGGTGGTGGTCTGCGCCCGCCGACCGCCGGAGAAGGCGGTCGAAGTGGGCGGCCTGGAGGCCGAGTTCAGGCCCGTCGACCTGCGGGATGCGGCGGCCGTACGGGGCTTCTTCGCGGGTGTGGTGGATGCGTACGGGCGGCTGGACGTGCTGGTCAACAACGCGGGCGGGACGCCGTACCGGTTGCTGGGAGAGGGCGAGGCCGAGCGGCACGCGCGGGTGGTCGAGCTCAACCTGGTCGCGCCGATGACCGCCTCACTGGCCGCGTACGAGCACCTTCGGGCCGGCGGCGGGGCAGTCGTGATGGTCGGCAGCGTCAGCGGGACGCGGCCTTCGCCGGGCACAGCGGCGTACGGGGCGGCCAAAGCGGGTCTGGAGAACCTGGCGCGGTCGATGGCGGTGGAGTGGGCACCGGACGTCCGGGTGAACACGCTGGTCCTCGGCATGGTCCGTACCGAGCTGTCGCATCTGCACTACGGAGACGAGGCGGGAGTCGCGGCGGTCGGCCGGACCGTTCCGCTGGGGCGGCTCGCCGAACCCTCGGACATCGGTGATGCCGCCGTCTTCCTGGCCTCCGAGCGGGCCGCGTACATCACGGGCGCCTCGCTGCTCGTGCACGGGGGCGGGGAGCGCCCTGCCTTCCTCGACGCCGCAACTGCCAATAAGGAGAAGTGA
- a CDS encoding CoA-transferase subunit beta — translation MTTATTVSRAEYCVIACADAWRDNGEVLASPMGTIPAFGARLAKRTFSPDLLLTDGEATLVGLDGTPEGWLPYRQHLTMVTGGKRHVMMGASQIDRFGNQNISCIGDWSKPSRQLLGVRGAPVNTLNNPTSYWVPKHSARVFVEKVDMICGVGYDSAAAAGPSATRYHRIPRVVSNLGVFDFSTPGHSMRIASLHPGATVEEVRDCTGFALVIPDDVPYTREPTAEELRLIREVIDPRGVRDREVRS, via the coding sequence GTGACCACCGCGACGACGGTCAGCCGCGCCGAATACTGCGTGATCGCCTGCGCCGACGCATGGCGCGACAACGGCGAGGTTCTCGCCAGTCCCATGGGTACGATCCCCGCGTTCGGCGCGCGCCTCGCCAAGCGCACCTTCTCCCCCGACCTCCTCCTCACCGACGGCGAGGCGACGCTCGTCGGTCTCGACGGGACGCCGGAAGGCTGGCTGCCGTACCGCCAGCACCTCACGATGGTCACCGGCGGCAAGCGCCACGTCATGATGGGCGCAAGCCAGATCGACCGCTTCGGCAACCAGAACATCTCCTGCATCGGCGACTGGTCAAAGCCCTCCCGCCAGCTGCTCGGTGTACGCGGCGCCCCGGTCAACACGCTCAACAATCCGACCAGTTACTGGGTCCCGAAACACTCCGCCCGGGTCTTCGTGGAGAAGGTCGACATGATCTGCGGAGTCGGTTACGACAGCGCGGCCGCCGCAGGGCCGTCCGCGACCCGCTATCACCGCATCCCGCGCGTCGTCAGCAACCTCGGCGTCTTCGACTTCTCGACCCCCGGCCACTCCATGCGGATCGCGTCCCTCCACCCCGGCGCCACCGTCGAAGAGGTCCGCGACTGCACCGGATTCGCCCTCGTGATCCCCGACGACGTCCCGTACACCCGGGAGCCGACCGCCGAGGAGCTCCGCCTGATCCGCGAGGTCATCGACCCCAGGGGCGTGCGCGACCGCGAGGTCAGGTCCTGA
- a CDS encoding enoyl-CoA hydratase family protein — translation MGVSTASPDKGISVVTVDFPPVNALPVQGWYDLADAVRAAGRDPGARCVVLAAEGRGFNAGVDIKEMQRDPGHASLIGANRGCAEAFAAVYECEVPVVAAVGGFCLGGGIGLVGNADAIVASDDATFGLPELDRGALGAATHLARLVPQHLMRTLYYTSRTATAAELHAHGSVWKVVPREELHDAALGLAREIAQKDGCLIRLAKAAINGIDPVDVRRSYRFEQGFTFEANLGGLADRVRNTFGKEAGQ, via the coding sequence ATGGGTGTCTCCACCGCAAGCCCGGACAAGGGCATTTCCGTCGTTACGGTCGACTTCCCGCCCGTCAACGCCCTCCCCGTGCAGGGCTGGTACGACCTCGCCGACGCCGTCCGTGCGGCCGGTCGCGACCCCGGGGCCCGCTGCGTCGTCCTCGCCGCCGAGGGCCGCGGCTTCAACGCCGGCGTCGACATCAAGGAAATGCAGCGCGACCCCGGCCACGCCTCCCTCATCGGGGCCAACCGCGGCTGCGCCGAGGCCTTCGCCGCCGTCTACGAGTGCGAGGTCCCCGTCGTCGCGGCAGTGGGCGGCTTCTGCCTCGGCGGCGGCATCGGCCTGGTCGGCAACGCCGACGCGATCGTCGCGTCCGACGACGCCACCTTCGGCCTGCCGGAGCTGGACCGGGGCGCGCTGGGCGCCGCCACCCACCTCGCACGCCTCGTCCCGCAGCACCTCATGCGCACGCTGTACTACACCTCGCGCACCGCCACCGCCGCCGAACTCCACGCGCACGGCTCCGTCTGGAAAGTCGTCCCGCGCGAAGAACTCCACGACGCGGCCCTGGGCCTGGCCCGCGAGATCGCGCAGAAGGACGGCTGCCTCATCCGGCTGGCCAAGGCCGCCATCAACGGCATCGACCCCGTGGACGTACGCCGCAGCTACCGCTTCGAGCAGGGCTTCACCTTCGAGGCCAACCTCGGCGGCCTCGCCGACCGGGTCCGTAACACCTTCGGCAAGGAGGCCGGGCAGTGA